GGGGTCTGGGATTTGGGGTCAAGCCGCCCAGAACATGGGTGTCCCGACCCCAGCCCTGGCACCTGGCTTCGTCTTCCCTGCGGGAAGGTGGAGGATAGGGAAGGTGATCTCTCACCTttgcccctccccatcccccagacCGCCTTGCCGTTCCCAGCACCCTCCTCAGCCATACCCATGCCCTCCACAACCCCAGTGCCTCcccattttccttctgccatCAACCTCTCTAGGTGGGAAATCAGCCCCATCTTCCCCGGCGAGAGTCCCCAGAGCAATATACAAGAAGCAGGAACTCAAAGGGACAGCGCAGCCATCTTGACAAAGCATCTTTGGGTGTGAAGAGGTCTCCCCCGGGccggtggggagggaagggggagacaGGCCTCTGGTCCTGGGGCAGGCAGTGAGAGGTACACGCCCCAGAAGGGCTGATGATGCCGGGCAGGCGGAGCAGGAAAGGAGGGTGCCAGGAAGGAAATGGGTTCTTTGTTTCGCTGTTGCATCtagattttgttttctgtctctggatTGTAAAAAGCTGCTCTGGCGGCCCGCCCGCCCCGGCGGGGACTGGGGATGCACGTACACGGAGAAGTCCTGGCTGCCAGGCCAGCAGCGCTGCTCTGCTCCGGAGAAAGCCCGGGCTGGCCCGGGCCGCAGGCTCCCGGTGGCTTCAagtgatgagattttttttcttttctttttttttttttttgtcttttttttttcttttccatttcgtTGAAATATTTACAGcaatggggaaggaggaggagagaggaaggagtaaGAGGGCCCCCTAGGGAAAGATCCAAGCCCAGGACCCACTCCCCAGGGAGATCCAGACCCAAAATCTGCTCCCCAGATAGCCGAGCCCACAGGACTGGGAACTGCCCAAATATGGCCACCCCTGTGGGCTGGGGGCCCTGCGGGGAGTTGTGCTTCATCAGGAGTCGCCCCAAGGGAGGGGGTCATTGGGtgcactgggaggcagagggggcagGTTTGCTTGCGGGGCAGGGACCAAGAGCAAGGGGAAAGGAGCTTCAGAGAAAGTTCAACCTTTAAACCACCAGCCACCACCGCCCAGTCCCCCTGCCCTGCGGCCTTTTCCCAGTCTCCAGGGAGCAGGGAATTACAGCGCAGGAGGAACCTGTCCATCTGTCCTGCCTCACTGCTCCCTCTGGGTGCAGCCGGCAGCATTTCTGGCTGCGGAGAGGAGCAGCTAACAGGTTCCATCCAGTGGGGGCCTTTGGCAACCTCAGAAgctgcccctccctgcccaggAAACTAAAGCCCTCATTTCCCTTCACAGGGTagaagggtgggagaggggagagtcTGGAAGTGGGCTGCACCCTTCCAAGttctccctcctcactccccTGGGGTCCTCTGGGCTCCTCCTCACTACACTTCCCCCAAATAGAGCTGGTGCGTGTGGCTGGTGGGAAACCCTGTCTGTGAACCCTGGCACCTCAGGCCCCCAGGTTAGAGTCCCCTGAGGGGACTGTAGGGCCCATGGCTGAGGGGCACCTGGAGAGAGTGGCCCACCAGCCACTGCCTccatctgtctccctctcccaccaGAGCCCTGCCCAGGGTTCCCTCCCTGGCCTGGGCCACCAGCCCCTGGTCCATGAGGTGCCCTCAGAGACTGGTGACCAGCTGCATCTGCCCGTCCCCATCGGGCCCTGGCCCCTCAAGGCCTGGGGCTGCCAGGTAGCCCTCGTGGCTAGGACGCCGCACCTGGTAGTAGCCCTGCAGGGGATTCCGGGCCACCAGGGCTGGCGGGCGCGAGGTGTAGTAGATTTCGGGGGGGCCGGGGGGTGcgggagggggtgggggcagggcctcACTGGGCCCCTCAGGGCTGCTGTCCGGGTAGGAGGGTGAGTCCCGCAGGTTGGCCCCGCTGGCATAGAGGGAGTCCCGgccaggaggggaggagaggggccGGCTGGTGGCGCCGTCCTCGGCCGTGCAGCTCTCCGACTCGTCCAGATCGCTCTGGTACAGCACCGACTGGGCCCGGGGCAGCAGCAGAGGCTCCTCCAGGGCCTTATAGAGAAGTTCAATCTCGGCCCGGTCAGCACCCCCGGGCCCGCCCGCCTCTTCCTCGCCCCCGCCCCCTGGCACAGGTGGCACAGGGGGCTCAGGCGGTGGAGGGCCCTTGGCCGCGCTGCTGCTCCCCCGCAGGTTGTTGTGCACCAGCTCTGAGATGATCATCTTCTCAAAGGCCGCCGCATCGGCTAGGTTCCGGCCTCGGGGCGGCTCAGGGCCCCCATCCCCGGGAGGGAAATCCCCACTTCGCAAGGAGTAACTGTTATTGAAGTTGCCGTTCAGGGGCAGGGTGTCCATGCCACAGGCTTCCCGGCCTCCCAAGGGGTGCTCTGCAGGGCAGAAAGGGGCTGGTCAGGTTGAAGAGGGGCCCTGGATGCACTAGGGGACAGTGAGGGGGTGCGGTCCATGTGGAGAAGTGGGCTTGATTCCTGCTGGTTTTCCGTAGGCTTCCCCCTGCCCCCTGGATCTCTGATCTCACATTCCCTTTCTCCCTCACTGGCACTAGACACACCAGCCCAGCAGCGTATTGATGAAAGGTGGGGGACAAGGACCAGTTCCCCCAGGATCTCATCCCCAGCTGGAGGTTCAGAATCTCAGCAGTGTGAggaggcctgggcaacaggatcGCTTTCCTGTGCTCAGACCCTCAGCACTTAACAGCCCAAACTCAATGAACACCATCCATTATCCTCCATTCGGCTGCCAGAGGCTGTGTGTCGGGGGGTGGGGAAATGTGGGCATGGGGAGGCATCCCGAGTTCTCCTCCTTAAGTGAGGCCgtctgagaaggccactgtctgtccctctcccagcctcagaaACATCCCCAGGGAAGAGTCACACTTACTGGGTTCCCGGTAGCTCCCTGCAGGTGGCagccagaagagagaagagaaaaggcaaGGATGAGCTCGAAATGCAAGTCCAGGCTCCAGTTCTGGGGCACAGAACATCCCATGCAGAGGTCCCTTGGGACACAAACCCTCCATTTCCCAACCTGGGATGTTTCCCCCGTGCTCTCACCTGGGGAGTTGAAGACAGGGGGCGAGGAGGGATTGAAGCCCACTGACTCGGCGATGAGGGTGTTGTAGGGACTGGTGCCCCCACGGGGCTGCAGCACGGGGTTGGTCAGCAGGTGGTTCCCCATGGTACCTGGCCAAAGGATCAGAGGTCACAAGGCAGCCGGGAGCCTCCAGAGACTGAAGCCAGAGGCAGAAGGATGCCTTCTCACCTCGGTTCAGGGTGGGGGTGCTGTTGATGTCACCCGCCATGAAGGAGGACTCCGTCTGTTTCCTCACAGTGTCATTCCACATCCTCCGAATTCGGCTCTGGGAACACAACCCAAATGTGAGGGGATCCTTGGGCCACCCACCCTCTGGCGTCTTTCTGAGACTGCTCACCTGATCATCACGATCAGAAACCTAGGCCAAGCCACTCCCCACCTCTCAGGCTCCAGGTTCCAACACTCAGCCCCAGGGAGTCCTGTCTGGCCCGATACCTGGGTCCCTGTGTAGTAGCGGGTGTTGCTTCGCATGGCTGAGGTCTTGAGGGATCCGTGAGTGCCCCCGGGTGGGGAGCGGATGCAGCAGTAGGAGTGACGCAGGCACTTGCTGTACTCCTtgtgcacctgggaggtggaggacaGTCAGCTGGCTGGGACACTGGCCTCCTCTGTGATCCAGTCTCCCACAGGGCTGGTCACAAGACAGGCAGCCTTGGGAGGCCGGAGACCGAGCTTCCAATGACTGTGTTCCCCTGTTCAGCGACTTGCAGGCCACGGAAGCCTTGATGTCCCCTGTCCCCCAACAGCCAGCCGATCAGGTTTCACTCTCTTCTTACTCAGGCCCATCCTCTTCTCCACCTCCTCTGacagtttttcattcattcataaaatcAACAGAGCATTATTGAGCATccgctatgtgccaggcacaatttAGGCCTCAGGGAAGGTATGGAACACAACAGACACAAATCCCTACCTCTGAGAGCTTATATTTCAGTAGACAGAGACAGAACatagatgaaaatataaatatgcaagCTGTTGGATGCTGTTAGGTGCTGCGGAGAAAACTATGGCCAGAAAGGGGGTTAGGCAGTGCTGACTTGGGAGcaggttgtgattttttttttttttttttttttgagatggaatcttgcactgtcactcgggctggagtgcaatggtgcaatcttggctcactgcaacctccacctccctggttcacacgattctcctgccacagcctcctgagtagctgggattacaggcgcacaccaccacacctggctaatttttttttttttttttgtatttttagtagagacggggtttcaccatgttggccagactggttgtGATTTTAAATAGATcagaggaggccaggcatggtggctcacacctgtaatcccagcactttggaaggcagaggtgggtggatcacctgaggtcaggagttcgagaccagcctgggcaacatggtgaaaccccacctctactaaaaatacaaaaattagctggtcgtggcagtgggcgtctgtaatcccagctagttggcaggagaattgcttgaagctgggggggtggaggttgcagtgagccgagatcgcgccattgcactctagcctggggacagaacgagactctgtctcaaaaataataatgataataaaaaaaaaacctaaaaaaataaatagatcagAGGAGGCCTCATTTAAGCCAAGGTAAGAACGGGGGCTGCACCCTGAGGGTCCACATCTAGGTGTCTGAGAGCAGAGGTTGGAGGGAGGGGAGCCGAGGGGCCCAGATCAGACCATAGGGGCCTGGGGTCCCCTGAAAGGACATTGCTGCCACTGCGTGTGAGGTGGGGGCTGTGAAAACACTGCCTTTGACCGTGTGTCCAAGGAGGGGCCAGGACAATGTTGGACAGAGCAGGGACACAGGCCACCTCCTCCCTTGCAACCAGGATTCTCATGATCACTGCCTCTGCCATCCCCTGCCTTAAGCCTTACCTGCCTCACCACTCCCCAAGTCCAACAGCAGTCTCCATGGCCTGCACTGCTGCCAGGACTGACTCTACAAATGCCTCAGCTCCGTCTCCCCAGCTTCAGTCCTGAGGGTGCTGCCAGTATCCCCATTCCCTGCCCATGTTCCCCAGCTACTGTTGTCCCCtttggtttttttaaatagagacggggtctctgttgcccaggctggtcttgaatttctgggcttaagcaatcctcctgcctcagcctcccaaagtgctgggattacaggcatgagccactgcacccagccctttgtatgtgtggtttttttgtttgtttgttttggagacagagttttgctctgttgcccagactggagtgcagtggcgcaatcttggctcactgcaacctctgcctttggggttcaagcaattctcctgcctcagcccctcagcctcccaagtagctgggactacaggcgcccaccaccacaccaggctaatttttatattttttaagtagagacggggtttcaccatgttggccaggctggtctggaactcctgacctcaggtgatccgcccgcctcagcctcctaaagtgctgggattacaggcgtgagccaccgtgtccggacTGTATGTTTTTTTAAGATTCAgattttaacacatttattttaaaaagatcctTTCTATCACCACAAAATTCACAATTCTTTCCAGAACTATGAATGTAGGCAGTGCTCCCTCAGGGTGGCTCCCAAAGtcctccctctcccaggcctgACTCGTGGCCCTCATGGTGGTGAGGGTTCCCCATTACCAAATCTGTTCTGCTCTCACTCCTCTAAGTTGCTGTATCTTGTTTTCCAGAACCCTCTTCACCCGTGGTTAAACCCTCCCTAACCCTGAGCTCGTGCTCCCCTCCCGGTGGACGCAGACCTGACCACAGAAGCCCTGCAGCACTCACTGGGGGCTTGAGGGAGCCCCTGAGTCCCCTCCACCCTCGCCGCCTTCTCCTGGGTACCCAGGAAACGTCTCCAAGGGAGGCTGTGACCCAGGACCCCGCCTCGACCTCACCTTCTTCTGTAAGGCGCAGTGAAAGACGAAGATGAAGACCCCCTGGAAGGCGTTGAAGGTGGTGAAGAGATAGGCCATGACCACCGACTCCTTGTTGATGAAGAGGAGGCCGAAAGCCCAGGTGAGGCCCAGCAGGAACAGCAGCGCGATGGCCCCCAGCGCCCAGGATCTGGGAGTGGGGCGACAGGGGAGTCAAAGTACCCGCCGGAGGGGACGGCCTCAGCCCAGGCCTCCCCTGCAGCCTACAACGGGGGCCCTTGGGTGGGCCTGGGCACTGTCTGCAAAGCCCTGAGCGGGCCGAGTGGGCCTTGGGGGCAGTGGCCTGCCCAGGACACCTCCACCGGAGCCTGGGCCTGAGGGAAAGGTACTGGGTCAGGGGTCGGGGTATTGTGAACATCAGTTATTCCTCTGCCAACTTCATTGTTTCTGCTAAATTTCCAGACCACTTAGGCTATATTTGCTGCCTATTTCTCTTTAAGTTGCCCTTAAACAGACTCACCTTTTGAATTTAGCCTCAGCCTACATACCGATGCCCCTAAAACCACAGGTTGGACGTGCTAATGATACGCTATCTAAGACCCATTAAGTAGGTACATAGTGAACACAATAGAACACCCCTGTTGGTACTTAAAATTGCAATGTGTGTCACCAGAGGTGACAGCACTACCTTTTAGGACACCCTGGAAGAGGTGGGCCCAGCGTGGGGCGGGGGTGGGtgatggggcagggggcaggcagGGGCGAGGCTCACTTAATGTTGTCCAGGCGGCTGGAGTCGGGCTTGAGCACAGATGAGCTTCGGATCATCTTGTGCAGGGTCACCATGAGGAACACCAGGTTGACCTGGGGGCGGGACAAGGGGCAGGCTGGGCTGAGAGTGGCCCTGCCTCCCTCAGTGAGCACTGAGGCTAGGGCCCAGCCTGGCGAAATCTCAGCTGTGGCCCTCGCCTCTGCTGGGAGAACCCCGTACCTGCCCCTGAGGTGCCCGCTGTGCAGCGGTGAGCTGATTGGCATGACCGGCAATTTAATGCCACTCCTGGCTGCTGGGAGGACAAGGCCCATGGCCTGACACACACTAGGGGCTCAAATCACAGCCCCCCAGGCGAGCAGCCCTCAGCACTGGAGCTCCATGGACCCAGCACACTTTCATCCTCTCAGCCGGTGGCTCAGTTCCgatgtgtggagagagagagagtgtgtgtgtgtgtggggggggtggggggcgggggcaggggctggggtcaaggccagcctggatGAAGGAAGATGTGGTGCTAGGGGTGTCACCTCCCAACTCACCACGATAACGAAGGAGACTGGCCCGATGAAACTCCAGATGAAGTAATTGTCCACTCGGAGCCAGCAGCTGTAAAGGAAACAGGGCCGGGGTATAGAGAGAAGCCGAGGAGCCATTCCCAGCGACTCATGAAGGCCTAGGACTCTGCAGGCTGCAGCCTCTGGGATCAGGAGGAGGAAGGGACTACCGCCCTGAGGGTCCTGGTCCAAGGGGTGCCGCCCAGCAGGGAACCAGGTGGGAGGGTGCAGGGCTGGGAGGTGGAAACTCACGCCTTCTCGGTGCCGTAGCTGCGGTAGTCAATGGCAGCCGCGATGCCCACCACCAGGGCCGGGAAGCAGTAGCCACCCAGGTAGTAGTACTTGGTGCGGGAATACTCGCTCTCAAACACCTCCACTAGTAGCAGGTAGAGGTGCACGCCCTCCAGGCACAGCCAGGAGAAGGCAGCCAGGAAGAAATAGTGCAGCAGGCCGGCGAAGATGGGGCAGGCAATCTGCGGGGAGCACTGAGGGTGAGGGGCTGCTGCCTGGACAGGTGTCCCCCTTCTTCTCCCGGCCCCCAGGCGCTGGCCGTCACCTGCCCTAGAGTCCCAGCCCACCTCATACTGAGTCTTGTCGATCCCGACCAGGAAGAGCAGCTCAGCCAGGAAGAGGTTGATGCACAGGTTCTTGTGGATGGTGTTGCGGTCGGTCTGCAGCCCCCGCAGGAAGCAGAAGGTGGAGATGCAGATGGCCAAGCAGACCAGGGAGATCACAATGCCCACCCAGGTGATGACCGACAGCAGCAGCTCGTTGATGCGGCCCTGGTACTGGGGACAGGAACAGGGGGCACGCTCAGGGCCTTTGGTTTTGCACGCTGGGCTCAGCCAGGTGCCAGCCACAGACAGGGCCCTGGGCAAGGCCATGGGCCGTGAGGACCTCTGGTGCCGCCAACCTGGCAGCCCTCACCCCTCTGCACGCAGCAATGCGCTCACTTCCTCATGCTCTGGAAGGCTTGTGGAGAGATGACCAACGTAACACCAACTTGCTTCTCCAGAGTGCCTTGGGAGACGGTGGGATCATGGCCATAGAGGACCAGACGCATGGCCTCATGCCCCAGGCAAGACCAGGGGCCCCCCACACCCATGGGGCTAGCCTCCCCTGGTACTGCCCGTGATCTCTCTAGGATGCCATGCAAAGCCAGGCCAGCAATCGGGCCTGCCTGGAGGAGCAGAGCACCAGCCAGCTTACGATCTCACGGTGAGCCATGAGCACAGCGAAGTTGGTGAGGTGGCTGCAGGCACACGTGGTATGGGTCTTGTTGGACTCCACCAGGCGGCAGCCTTGGGTCGACCAGTAGCCCAGCATGGAACGCTCCGAGTAGTTCCAGAAGGAGCAGTTAGCATTGAAGTGGTTCTTGTCCTGTTGTGTGGTGGCACCAGGGTGTCATAACTAGAGTCAGAACCGGGGAGTCCCATTCCGACCCCCCACACCTGGCAACAGGGATGGTACCAAGTATCAAAGAAGTGCCTGGGGTCTGGGGCTCCAGTTGACATTCTGAGAGCTCTGGGGACAAATGGCCCAAGCTCTAAAGTGGAAGAACCCATAACTTGTTCTGGAGGTGAGCACATGGAGGGGCAGGTACACAGCCTGGGAACACAGAGGGTACAGGGACCCCCATGGAGGGAGGGGGACGGCTCAGCTCACCTCCAGGTGGGCCACGGTGAAGATGACAGGGTCCATGAGGAAGACGCGGCTGGACTCCTTGTTGATGGATGCTGCGATGACCTGTGAGTTCACCACTAGAGAGGCGCCCCCAGGGCCACCCGGGCCTGCTTCGCCGGCCAGCTTCACTGTGGCATTCTCCGTGGACAGGAAGAGGCCCAGGTTGTTGTAGAGGATGAAGACAACTTTGACCACCCCTGGTGAGAACAGGCACGTTTGGATGTGTCAGCATCCTCAGCTGGCGCACCTCCATCCAGGCCCCTGGCTTCCCAGCTCAGCCAGCTCCTCAGCCCTTGGCCACGCTGGCCACTGGGACCTCTGAAGCCAGTCCATAGCCCAGGCAGGTGGGGGTCAGGGAGCCCTGTCCACAAGACCACTGCTCAGCTGAAGGCAGTTCTAAACAGCAGGGCAGTGTGCCAGGACACACAAGCTGGGCCTCCGACCCACCCAttctcactgtgtgaccttgggcaagcccctgacctctctgagccttcatcTCAATGGCCCCATCCTCTCTGAGCTGTGAGGCCCAGGAGCCAGCTTTGCAACTGTAAGGCTCACCCTTAGGGCTCTGCAGCACTTCAGGGCCCATGAATCCCCTCAAATTTTACACTAGCATGAGAAAAGGTCAGCACCGCTGCCCTCTACAAATGGCACAGAGACGCTGGCACagagctggggggtgggggtggggctgcttCCCCACCCGAGGCCCCGCCGGGGACACTGACCATTGCGGCTGTTCTGCTTGATGGTTTTGGCAGACAGCTGGATGGAGTTCTTTCTCGGGTACTCCTCCTGGGGGAACACCAGCTCCTGCACCTGGCCCTCTGTGTTCAGGACTGTGACCTCCAGGACTGTGGGGACAGGGGAAGGCAAGGCATACACAGTTGGGGTCTGTTCCCAGTCCAGGGGCTCAGGCTGCAGAACGAGACTCTGGCAAGATGCCCAAGGGTCGGATAGCCCCCCTGTGGCCTCCAGGCCAGAACCCCGTGGTTTAAGGTTCGTATCTGAGTTTGCCCTGGGTGACTGTGGCACTCACCCACGTTCTCCTTGGCAGCCAGGAAGCGGGCAGGCTCCCTGACATTGTCGGCCAGCAGGAAGGCGCCCTCCTCCAGGACGTCGAGGAGCATGGTGGCCGTGTGCACCTGCTCCGTGGCATTCATGTCCTTCCAGGACTCCAGAGCTTCTGGCCGGAGCAGATTGTCCACTGTCTCCACCACGGCCTGCACAGGCAGAGGGCATGGTGCTGTGAGCCCCCCAACACCCTCTAATTCCTGGGGGTGGGCTCTGCATGCCCTCTTCTCAACCTCCACCCCTAATCCCCCCATCAGCTGGAGCCCACGGTCCTTACACTGGGACCCCCTGGGTCTCACCTTGATATAATCCTTACAAGTTCTCTCTCGCTTGTGCATCTAGAAAGAGATGGAGGTGATGTCAGGCCAGGCCTCTGGGTGCCGGTTCCCTCACCCTAATACTGTCACATCTGGATAGCTCTCTCGTCTGCGGTTACCACTGACCCAGGGCTGGGCTATCAGCAAGACATTCCTCAGGGATCCCCAACCCCCAGGACCATCCGGGGCAGCACAGGAGTGAGACCCGGCAGTCCTTGGCGGAGAGGGGGGGGTCCTTCCTCTCTGAGGAAAGGAGTGgaggtggcagcctggctgggaggTACCAGGTCAGGTACTTCCCAAGCCCCTGGGGGCAGGCGCCCTCCCCATACCAGGTCAGCGCCACCGCCAGGCCCCACCTTGTTGTAGTTCTTGCCGGCTGACTCGCGCTCGATGGGCCGCAGGGCCTGCAGCTGGGCATCCAGGATGTCCAGCAGCTGCTCCATCagcttcacagaggaggagacGTCCCCCGCGTAGATGGAGCCCCGGGTGTGTCGGGCCAGCTCGCTGGCGATGTTGGCCGCGTTCTCCCCACTCTTGATCTGCATGAGGTGGGGGCGGGAAGGGGGAATCCCAGGACTGTCAGGGACCATCCTGCCCTCCCCGGCTTCCCTGGCCTGTGCAGCCTCTCCTATCTCTCTCTCCACTTCCCCATCGCCATCTGCCCCTTCCCACCCCATCTGTCCCTGCTCCCTTTGTAGGCCAGGGAGGTGACCCCACAGTCCTGCCTTCCAGACCTGCCAGCCCATGTCTCCCCAGCTGCTCCACGACCCCCgctgggccctgggccctgggcccGAGCACATGTGCCTGCCTGCGAGGGGTGGTGGCTGGTACCTTCTGGGCCACCTGGTTGACCCAGGGGGAGGTGCAGTTGCTGAGGTCAGGGCCCCGGGGGTTCCAGAGCCCCAAGGCTGGTAGACACTGGAAGGAGGCAATTCCTGCAGGGACAGACAGACAGGAACAGACAAGGGAGccaaagggaagaagagaaggatggGACAGAGAGGGGGAAAGGAGATGACAGAGAGTGGGGGACGAGCGGGCGAAGAGGGAGGTGAGGGAAACACGGAGAAACAGACATGAAGCGGGCTGGACAGTCGAAAGAGGCGCCACTCACTTCCCCTGagctctccctcctgcccccttCTGTCTTTGCCTCCAGAGTTAGAACCTTCCAGCAAGGCCCATCTTGAACGCCCCCTCTCCACGAAGCACCTGCCAACCCTCCCCTCAGATCTCCAGGACACACGGCCCTGCCCTTTTTGCACTTCAGCTGGCCATCCATGTGAAGCTGACTGTGCCTGGGGCTGTGGCAGGTCAGCCTGAGGCCGGGAGCCAGGTCACCTCCTGCGGACTCCCTGCAGGTTCTGCAGGTGGGGCCAGGGGCACTGAGTGGCTCCTGTGCCCTGAGAGCTCTGCTGGTCACTGGGGATGACCCCTGCCCTCAGAAAACCTCTGCTCCGCAGTAGAGACCCCCACCCACACATGCATCTGTGCTAAGCTGCTGGGGGCATGGCCCCCATCCCTCCCCTG
The DNA window shown above is from Homo sapiens chromosome 19, GRCh38.p14 Primary Assembly and carries:
- the ADGRL1 gene encoding adhesion G protein-coupled receptor L1 isoform X3; protein product: MARLAAVLWNLCVTAVLVTSATQGLSRAGLPFGLMRRELACEGYPIELRCPGSDVIMVENANYGRTDDKICDADPFQMENVQCYLPDAFKIMSQRCNNRTQCVVVAGSDAFPDPCPGTYKYLEVQYDCVPYIFVCPGTLQKVLEPTSTHESEHQSGAWCKDPLQAGDRIYVMPWIPYRTDTLTEYASWEDYVAARHTTTYRLPNRVDGTGFVVYDGAVFYNKERTRNIVKYDLRTRIKSGETVINTANYHDTSPYRWGGKTDIDLAVDENGLWVIYATEGNNGRLVVSQLNPYTLRFEGTWETGYDKRSASNAFMVCGVLYVLRSVYVDDDSEAAGNRVDYAFNTNANREEPVSLTFPNPYQFISSVDYNPRDNQLYVWNNYFVVRYSLEFGPPDPSAGEDDSLPGPATSPPLSTTTTARPTPLTSTASPAATTPLRRAPLTTHPVGAINQLGPDLPPATAPVPSTRRPPAPNLHVSPELFCEPREVRRVQWPATQQGMLVERPCPKGTRGIASFQCLPALGLWNPRGPDLSNCTSPWVNQVAQKIKSGENAANIASELARHTRGSIYAGDVSSSVKLMEQLLDILDAQLQALRPIERESAGKNYNKMHKRERTCKDYIKAVVETVDNLLRPEALESWKDMNATEQVHTATMLLDVLEEGAFLLADNVREPARFLAAKENVVLEVTVLNTEGQVQELVFPQEEYPRKNSIQLSAKTIKQNSRNGVVKVVFILYNNLGLFLSTENATVKLAGEAGPGGPGGASLVVNSQVIAASINKESSRVFLMDPVIFTVAHLEDKNHFNANCSFWNYSERSMLGYWSTQGCRLVESNKTHTTCACSHLTNFAVLMAHREIYQGRINELLLSVITWVGIVISLVCLAICISTFCFLRGLQTDRNTIHKNLCINLFLAELLFLVGIDKTQYEIACPIFAGLLHYFFLAAFSWLCLEGVHLYLLLVEVFESEYSRTKYYYLGGYCFPALVVGIAAAIDYRSYGTEKACWLRVDNYFIWSFIGPVSFVIVVNLVFLMVTLHKMIRSSSVLKPDSSRLDNIKSWALGAIALLFLLGLTWAFGLLFINKESVVMAYLFTTFNAFQGVFIFVFHCALQKKVHKEYSKCLRHSYCCIRSPPGGTHGSLKTSAMRSNTRYYTGTQSRIRRMWNDTVRKQTESSFMAGDINSTPTLNRGTMGNHLLTNPVLQPRGGTSPYNTLIAESVGFNPSSPPVFNSPELEPGLAFRAHPCLFSSLFWLPPAGSYREPKHPLGGREACGMDTLPLNGNFNNSYSLRSGDFPPGDGGPEPPRGRNLADAAAFEKMIISELVHNNLRGSSSAAKGPPPPEPPVPPVPGGGGEEEAGGPGGADRAEIELLYKALEEPLLLPRAQSVLYQSDLDESESCTAEDGATSRPLSSPPGRDSLYASGANLRDSPSYPDSSPEGPSEALPPPPPAPPGPPEIYYTSRPPALVARNPLQGYYQVRRPSHEGYLAAPGLEGPGPDGDGQMQLVTSL
- the ADGRL1 gene encoding adhesion G protein-coupled receptor L1 isoform X9 translates to MARLAAVLWNLCVTAVLVTSATQGLSRAGLPFGLMRRELACEGYPIELRCPGSDVIMVENANYGRTDDKICDADPFQMENVQCYLPDAFKIMSQRCNNRTQCVVVAGSDAFPDPCPGTYKYLEVQYDCVPYIFVCPGTLQKVLEPTSTHESEHQSGAWCKDPLQAGDRIYVMPWIPYRTDTLTEYASWEDYVAARHTTTYRLPNRVDGTGFVVYDGAVFYNKERTRNIVKYDLRTRIKSGETVINTANYHDTSPYRWGGKTDIDLAVDENGLWVIYATEGNNGRLVVSQLNPYTLRFEGTWETGYDKRSASNAFMVCGVLYVLRSVYVDDDSEAAGNRVDYAFNTNANREEPVSLTFPNPYQFISSVDYNPRDNQLYVWNNYFVVRYSLEFGPPDPSAGPATSPPLSTTTTARPTPLTSTASPAATTPLRRAPLTTHPVGAINQLGPDLPPATAPVPSTRRPPAPNLHVSPELFCEPREVRRVQWPATQQGMLVERPCPKGTRGIASFQCLPALGLWNPRGPDLSNCTSPWVNQVAQKIKSGENAANIASELARHTRGSIYAGDVSSSVKLMEQLLDILDAQLQALRPIERESAGKNYNKMHKRERTCKDYIKAVVETVDNLLRPEALESWKDMNATEQVHTATMLLDVLEEGAFLLADNVREPARFLAAKENVVLEVTVLNTEGQVQELVFPQEEYPRKNSIQLSAKTIKQNSRNGVVKVVFILYNNLGLFLSTENATVKLAGEAGPGGPGGASLVVNSQVIAASINKESSRVFLMDPVIFTVAHLEDKNHFNANCSFWNYSERSMLGYWSTQGCRLVESNKTHTTCACSHLTNFAVLMAHREIYQGRINELLLSVITWVGIVISLVCLAICISTFCFLRGLQTDRNTIHKNLCINLFLAELLFLVGIDKTQYEIACPIFAGLLHYFFLAAFSWLCLEGVHLYLLLVEVFESEYSRTKYYYLGGYCFPALVVGIAAAIDYRSYGTEKACWLRVDNYFIWSFIGPVSFVIVVNLVFLMVTLHKMIRSSSVLKPDSSRLDNIKSWALGAIALLFLLGLTWAFGLLFINKESVVMAYLFTTFNAFQGVFIFVFHCALQKKVHKEYSKCLRHSYCCIRSPPGGTHGSLKTSAMRSNTRYYTGTQSRIRRMWNDTVRKQTESSFMAGDINSTPTLNRGTMGNHLLTNPVLQPRGGTSPYNTLIAESVGFNPSSPPVFNSPEHPLGGREACGMDTLPLNGNFNNSYSLRSGDFPPGDGGPEPPRGRNLADAAAFEKMIISELVHNNLRGSSSAAKGPPPPEPPVPPVPGGGGEEEAGGPGGADRAEIELLYKALEEPLLLPRAQSVLYQSDLDESESCTAEDGATSRPLSSPPGRDSLYASGANLRDSPSYPDSSPEGPSEALPPPPPAPPGPPEIYYTSRPPALVARNPLQGYYQVRRPSHEGYLAAPGLEGPGPDGDGQMQLVTSL